In the Streptomyces coeruleoprunus genome, CCAGCTCGTCCGCGGGATGCCGGAGGTCGACTTCCACATCCTCGCCCTCACCGGCAGCGGCCGCGAACCGGTCACCTGGCAACTGCCGCCCAACGTCTACCGGCACACCTCGTTCCCCCTGTGGGGGCCGGCCCCCGGACGCTCCCGCCCCCTCATGGGGCGGGAGCGGCGGCGGTTCATCGACACCTACGAGCGGTTCCTGCTGGCCATCCTCGACCCGTCCGCGCCGCGCAGCCACTTCGCCGAGGGCCTCTTCGGCCTCGCCGAACTCGCGCGGCGCGGACGGCTGTCGGCCGCCCTGCGCTCCGAGGCGGCCCTGCGGTCCCTGATGTGGATCTGGACCATGCCGCACCTCGACACCGCGGCCGCCCGGCCCACCGTCCACGACGCGCTGACCGCCACGGACCTCCTCGAACACGCCCTGCGGCCGCTCGGCGCCCGCATACCCGGCGACTGCGTCGCCCACGCGGTCTCCAGCGGCCTCGCCACCCTGCCGGCGCTCGCCGCCCAGCACTTCGAAGGCGTACCGTTCCTCCTCACCGAGCACGGCATCTACCTGCGCGAGCGGTACCTCGGCTACCGCACCGAGGCCCAGCGCTGGCCCGTCAAGGCCCTGATCCTCGGCTTCTACCGCGAACTGAACACCCTCGGCTACCGCAAGGCCGACCTGATCACCCCGTGCAACCAGTACAACCGGCGCTGGGAGGAGCGCGGCGGAGCCCCCGCCGACCGCATCCGCACCGTCTACAACGGTGTCGACCCGCACGCCTTCCCCCTGGCCGGACCCGATCCCGCGACCCCCACACTCAGCTGGTGCGGCCGGATCGACCCCATCAAGGACCTCGAAACCCTCATCCGCGCCTACGCCATCGCCCGCGCCGAACTACCCGAGCTGCGCCTGCGCCTCTTCGGCCCCGTGCCCGCCGGCAACGAGGACTACCGCACCCGCCTGGAGAAGCTCGCCGCCGAACTCGGCGTCGGCGACGGCATCGGCTACGAGGGCCGCGTCGACGACGTGGCCCGCGCCTACGCCGCCGGCAGCGTCGTGATGCTCTCCTCCATCAGCGAGGGCTTCCCCTTCTCCCTCATCGAGGCCATGTCCTGCGGCCGCGCCACCGTCTCCACCGACGTCGGCGGCGTACGGGAGGCCGTCGGCGACACCGGCCTCGTCGTCCCGCCCCGCGAACCCGCCGTCATGGCCGAGGCCGTCCTCGCCCTGCTGCGCGACGACGAGCGCCGCGCCGAACTCGGCCGCCGCGCCCGCCGGCGGGTCATCGACCGGTTCACCCTCGCCCGCTCCGTCGACGGCTTCCGCCGCATCTACCTGGAACTCGCCGGCATGCCCCAGCCCGACCCCGTCCCGACGCCCGCCGACACCGGCGACTGGACCCTCCAGCTGCGCATCACCGACCCCTGGTACCGCGAACTCGCCACCGAGGGGACGGTCTGATGAGCGGCTCCCTCTGGCTCACCCCGCCCGGCGGCAGCGACACCCTCACCCGCATCCCGCGCCCGCCCCGGCAGCGCCCCGGCTGGGCAGCCGCCGACCCCGTCGACGAGTTGGCCCGCCGCCTGGACGACGTCATAGCGCAGGCCGTCCACCCCGACGAGATAGCCGCGATCCTCGAGTCCGACGGCATGACCGACGACCACATACGCCTCACCTACGGCCGCCCGGACTCCTTCGCCCTCGCCGAGGAGCTGTACGCGCGCGTGGAGCGCCGTTTCCCCGAACCGGCCGGACCCCCCACCGACCCCTGGCACACCGGCCTGGCCGGCTGTGTCCTGCGCGGCCTCGTCTTCGCCCTGCCCGGCCTCGCCTACGTGCTCGGCGCGCCCCTGCTGGCCGGCCCCACCGGCGCGCTCGGCATGCCCGCCGGGACGGTGCCCCTGCTGGCCGGAGCCGTCACCGGCTGGGTGTGGAACCAGGCGCTGTCCCACCGCGCGTACGCCTGGCTCGGCCTCGGCGACCGGCC is a window encoding:
- the pelF gene encoding GT4 family glycosyltransferase PelF; the encoded protein is MLSSGRHVTMLTEGTYPHVHGGVSTWCDQLVRGMPEVDFHILALTGSGREPVTWQLPPNVYRHTSFPLWGPAPGRSRPLMGRERRRFIDTYERFLLAILDPSAPRSHFAEGLFGLAELARRGRLSAALRSEAALRSLMWIWTMPHLDTAAARPTVHDALTATDLLEHALRPLGARIPGDCVAHAVSSGLATLPALAAQHFEGVPFLLTEHGIYLRERYLGYRTEAQRWPVKALILGFYRELNTLGYRKADLITPCNQYNRRWEERGGAPADRIRTVYNGVDPHAFPLAGPDPATPTLSWCGRIDPIKDLETLIRAYAIARAELPELRLRLFGPVPAGNEDYRTRLEKLAAELGVGDGIGYEGRVDDVARAYAAGSVVMLSSISEGFPFSLIEAMSCGRATVSTDVGGVREAVGDTGLVVPPREPAVMAEAVLALLRDDERRAELGRRARRRVIDRFTLARSVDGFRRIYLELAGMPQPDPVPTPADTGDWTLQLRITDPWYRELATEGTV